A section of the Microcoleus sp. FACHB-831 genome encodes:
- a CDS encoding Rpn family recombination-promoting nuclease/putative transposase → MKTDSIFYQLFQTFPGVFFELIGQPAIEGEAYKFQSVEVKETTKRIDGVFVPTSRNLKPIYFVEVQFQTDADFYYRLFTEIFVYLGQNKPRRDWRAVAVFSQHIIDPGVPIEYQGLLAGKQVEWVYLDELGELAERSVGLGMVKLVVEDEETAASIARQLIQKAQQELEDEVVRRKVIELIETILVYKFTQLSRQEIEAMFGLSELKQTRYFQEVKEEGKQEGKLETVPRLLQLGLSWEQIATALDLPIEVVQQVAEEQSES, encoded by the coding sequence ATGAAAACCGACAGCATCTTCTATCAACTCTTTCAGACTTTTCCTGGTGTCTTTTTTGAACTTATCGGTCAGCCTGCTATTGAGGGCGAGGCTTATAAATTTCAGTCAGTTGAAGTTAAAGAAACAACCAAACGTATTGATGGGGTTTTTGTTCCTACCAGCCGCAACCTTAAACCCATCTACTTTGTGGAAGTCCAGTTTCAAACTGACGCTGACTTTTATTACCGATTATTTACTGAAATTTTTGTTTACTTGGGTCAAAACAAACCTAGAAGAGATTGGCGTGCTGTCGCGGTGTTTTCCCAACACATTATCGATCCAGGAGTGCCAATAGAATATCAGGGATTACTAGCAGGTAAGCAAGTAGAGTGGGTGTATTTAGACGAGTTAGGCGAACTAGCCGAGCGCTCGGTAGGATTAGGAATGGTGAAGTTGGTAGTTGAGGATGAAGAAACAGCGGCATCGATTGCCAGACAGTTAATCCAGAAGGCACAGCAGGAGCTGGAGGATGAAGTAGTCCGGCGAAAAGTTATAGAATTGATTGAGACAATATTGGTCTATAAATTTACCCAGTTAAGCCGTCAGGAGATAGAAGCGATGTTTGGCTTAAGCGAGTTAAAACAAACGAGATACTTTCAAGAAGTAAAAGAAGAAGGCAAGCAAGAGGGAAAGTTAGAAACAGTACCTCGGTTGTTGCAGTTGGGGTTGAGTTGGGAACAGATAGCTACGGCGTTAGATTTGCCAATTGAGGTCGTTCAGCAGGTAGCCGAAGAGCAATCAGAAAGTTGA